From Bosea sp. NBC_00550, the proteins below share one genomic window:
- a CDS encoding GAF domain-containing sensor histidine kinase — MHDFQDDLDAVAQIAAVPSILDVVCRITGMGFAAVARVTDDRWVACGVRDEIAFGLQPGGELKIETTICNEIRDHREIVVIDNVAEDPVYCSHHTPAMYGLQSYISMPIVLSDGRFFGTLCAIDPKPHVVSTPSTIATFKLFAELIAFHLDAHQKLAESQASLATEVQTGETREQFIAVLGHDLRNPLASIDAGLRMQDRTEDLNKIRSLTKMMSSSVVRMSGLINDVLDFARGRMGSGIALRRQVVGDLESRLGEVINELRTSHPNRDILAEFDIAGEVHCDNARIAQMLSNLVANALTHGADDRPVVVRGMTAPGVFELSVSNSGEVIPPEVASELFKPFVRGAVRPSQQGLGLGLYICSEIAKAHGGTLDATSTLEETRFTFRMPN; from the coding sequence TTGCACGACTTTCAAGATGACCTCGATGCGGTCGCCCAAATCGCGGCGGTGCCAAGCATTCTCGACGTGGTGTGCCGCATTACCGGAATGGGCTTCGCCGCCGTCGCGCGGGTCACCGACGACCGCTGGGTCGCCTGCGGGGTCCGCGACGAGATCGCCTTCGGTCTCCAGCCGGGCGGCGAACTCAAGATCGAGACGACTATCTGCAACGAAATCCGGGACCATCGCGAGATCGTGGTGATCGACAACGTCGCGGAGGACCCGGTCTACTGCTCCCACCACACGCCGGCGATGTACGGCCTCCAAAGCTACATCTCGATGCCGATCGTCCTGTCGGACGGCCGCTTCTTTGGCACGCTGTGCGCGATCGATCCAAAGCCGCACGTCGTCAGCACCCCTTCGACGATCGCCACTTTCAAGCTGTTTGCGGAGCTGATCGCCTTCCACCTCGACGCTCACCAGAAGTTGGCCGAAAGCCAGGCGAGCCTCGCAACCGAGGTCCAGACCGGCGAGACGCGGGAGCAATTTATCGCTGTCCTCGGCCACGACCTCAGGAACCCCCTCGCGTCGATCGATGCCGGCCTGCGCATGCAGGACCGGACCGAAGACCTGAACAAGATACGGTCGCTCACGAAGATGATGAGTTCCAGCGTCGTCCGGATGTCGGGCCTGATTAACGACGTGCTGGATTTCGCGCGTGGGCGCATGGGCAGCGGCATCGCGCTGAGGCGCCAAGTTGTCGGCGACTTGGAGAGCCGACTGGGCGAGGTGATCAACGAGCTTCGGACCTCACATCCCAACCGCGACATTCTTGCCGAGTTCGACATCGCGGGTGAGGTCCACTGCGACAACGCCCGCATCGCCCAGATGCTGTCCAACCTTGTGGCGAACGCGCTCACGCATGGCGCCGATGATCGCCCCGTCGTCGTGAGGGGAATGACGGCGCCCGGCGTCTTCGAACTCTCGGTTTCGAATTCCGGCGAAGTGATTCCGCCGGAGGTGGCGTCAGAACTATTCAAGCCCTTCGTCCGCGGCGCTGTGAGGCCAAGCCAACAGGGCCTCGGCTTGGGGCTCTACATCTGCTCCGAGATCGCCAAGGCGCACGGCGGCACGCTGGACGCCACGTCCACGCTCGAGGAGACCCGGTTCACGTTCCGGATGCCTAACTGA
- a CDS encoding response regulator, producing the protein MTKTLVLVVEDEPLIRMNAVALIEEAGYDVIEAAHADEAIELLETRPDIRVVFSDIEMPGGSMDGLKLIHAIRKRWPPVTLILASGRVSPRAEEMPSETVFLEKPYREDALLHALAAWPAANFRSKTAAW; encoded by the coding sequence ATGACAAAAACTCTTGTTCTGGTCGTGGAGGATGAGCCACTCATTCGCATGAACGCGGTCGCGTTGATCGAGGAGGCTGGCTACGACGTCATCGAGGCAGCGCACGCCGACGAAGCCATCGAGCTTCTTGAGACCCGCCCTGATATCCGCGTCGTGTTCTCCGACATCGAGATGCCCGGAGGATCTATGGACGGCCTGAAGCTGATCCACGCAATCCGCAAGCGCTGGCCGCCGGTGACCTTGATCCTGGCGTCCGGCCGGGTCTCGCCGAGGGCGGAGGAGATGCCGTCCGAGACCGTCTTTCTGGAGAAGCCGTATCGCGAGGACGCGCTGCTGCATGCGCTGGCTGCCTGGCCGGCCGCAAACTTTCGGTCCAAGACTGCGGCGTGGTAG
- a CDS encoding glycosyltransferase family 4 protein, translating into MRIAMLAPISWRTPPRHYGPWELVTSLLTEALVARGVDVTLFATRDSQTAGTLAGVCPAPYSEDPTIDAKVWEMLHVAHVFERANEFDLIHNQADFVPLAFSRLVETPVVTTIHGFSSGRILPAFKAYEDRVHYVAISAADRHPDLRYAATIHHGIRLEDFPFDPDGSEDLLFFGRIHPDKGAAEAITAARRVGRRLVMAGIVQDQNYHNEHVLPALDDRSVAYLGPVGRTARTKALGSARALLHLINFEEPFGLSVVEALACGTPVIASRRGSMPELIEHGVTGFLVDSLDEAVDAIGRLDEIDRAACRSSVAAGFTVDRMADRYWELYRSLLA; encoded by the coding sequence TTGCGCATCGCCATGCTGGCGCCGATCTCCTGGCGCACCCCACCGCGCCATTATGGTCCATGGGAGCTGGTGACCAGTCTCCTGACCGAGGCGCTGGTGGCGCGCGGCGTCGACGTCACCCTATTTGCCACCAGGGACAGCCAGACGGCGGGCACGCTCGCGGGTGTTTGCCCGGCGCCGTATTCCGAAGACCCCACCATCGATGCCAAGGTCTGGGAGATGCTCCACGTTGCCCATGTCTTCGAACGCGCAAACGAGTTCGATCTCATCCATAATCAGGCCGATTTCGTGCCGCTCGCCTTCTCGCGGCTGGTCGAGACGCCGGTGGTGACCACGATCCATGGCTTCTCCTCGGGCCGGATCCTGCCCGCCTTCAAGGCGTATGAGGATCGCGTCCACTACGTCGCGATCAGCGCTGCCGACCGGCATCCCGATTTGCGCTATGCGGCGACGATCCATCACGGGATCAGACTGGAGGATTTTCCCTTTGATCCCGATGGCAGCGAAGACCTCCTCTTCTTCGGCCGGATCCATCCCGACAAGGGGGCGGCCGAGGCGATCACGGCAGCACGCCGCGTAGGCCGACGGCTGGTCATGGCGGGCATCGTGCAGGACCAGAATTACCATAACGAGCATGTCTTGCCCGCTCTCGACGATCGTTCCGTGGCCTATCTTGGCCCGGTCGGCAGGACTGCCCGCACGAAAGCTCTGGGCTCCGCGCGAGCCCTGCTCCACCTCATCAACTTCGAGGAGCCTTTCGGCCTATCGGTCGTGGAGGCTCTCGCCTGCGGAACACCGGTCATCGCCTCCAGGCGCGGCTCGATGCCGGAACTGATCGAGCATGGGGTGACGGGCTTTCTGGTCGATAGCCTCGATGAGGCCGTGGACGCGATTGGGCGCCTCGACGAGATCGATCGCGCCGCCTGCCGCTCGTCAGTCGCCGCGGGCTTCACTGTGGACCGCATGGCCGATCGATACTGGGAACTCTATCGATCGCTCCTTGCATGA
- a CDS encoding fumarylacetoacetate hydrolase family protein, with protein sequence MRLASFRSAEAEGYGAIVDDGVIDLGRRLPALPTLRHAIAAGTLQTLRDAAKGQSADHALADVELLIPIPAPEKIWCVGVNYADRNAEYKDGSDLPRYPSLFCRSASSFVGHGVPLERPKVSEQLDYEGEIALVIGRGGRHIPRESALDHVFGLTLCNEGTVRDWLRHGKFNVTQGKNFDRSGSIGPWIVTSDDIDLSRPLELTTRVNGEERQNDTTERLMFPFDRLLAYLSTFATLKPGDIIVTGTPTGAGVRFDPPRWLKPGDLVEVEVPGIGLLSNRVVDEA encoded by the coding sequence ATGAGGCTGGCGAGCTTTCGCAGCGCCGAGGCGGAAGGCTATGGCGCGATCGTCGACGACGGGGTGATCGATCTCGGCCGGCGCCTGCCGGCCTTGCCCACCCTGCGACATGCGATTGCCGCGGGAACTCTTCAGACTCTGCGCGACGCGGCCAAGGGGCAGAGCGCCGACCATGCGCTCGCCGATGTCGAACTGCTGATCCCGATCCCTGCGCCGGAGAAAATCTGGTGCGTCGGCGTGAACTATGCCGACCGCAATGCCGAGTACAAGGACGGCTCGGACCTTCCGCGCTATCCGAGCCTGTTCTGCCGCTCGGCCTCCTCCTTCGTCGGTCACGGCGTCCCGCTCGAACGCCCAAAAGTCTCCGAACAGCTCGACTACGAGGGCGAGATCGCTCTGGTGATCGGCCGGGGCGGGCGCCACATCCCGCGCGAAAGCGCGTTGGACCACGTCTTCGGCCTGACGCTGTGCAACGAGGGCACGGTGCGGGACTGGCTGCGGCACGGCAAGTTCAACGTTACCCAAGGCAAGAATTTCGACCGCTCCGGCTCGATCGGTCCGTGGATCGTCACCTCCGACGACATCGATCTCTCGCGGCCGCTGGAACTGACGACGCGTGTCAATGGCGAGGAGCGCCAGAACGACACGACCGAGCGCCTGATGTTCCCGTTCGATCGGCTGCTCGCCTATCTCTCCACCTTCGCGACGCTGAAGCCGGGGGACATCATCGTGACGGGGACGCCGACCGGGGCCGGGGTTCGCTTCGACCCGCCGCGCTGGCTGAAGCCTGGCGATCTCGTCGAGGTCGAGGTTCCCGGCATCGGCCTGCTCTCCAATCGCGTCGTCGACGAAGCATAA
- the hpaH gene encoding 2-oxo-hept-4-ene-1,7-dioate hydratase, with product MLSANQIAAAARALDEAERSRVQMGQLSLAHPGLTIDDAYAVQSAWMESKLAAGRKVIGRKIGLTSRAMQSAVNIDEPDYGVLLDDMLFPDGGRIPTDRYIELKIEAELAFVLKDRVAGPRCTVFDVLNAADYVVPALEILDARIQRIDPASKATRKVVDPIADNAANCGIVLGGRPFRPQDADLRWISAIVSKNGMVEETGVAAGVLNNPANGIVWLADKLAPRGVVLEPGQVILAGSFIRPIPCSRGDTIHADYGPFGTVSCHFA from the coding sequence ATGCTCTCTGCCAACCAGATCGCCGCCGCGGCACGCGCCCTCGACGAAGCCGAGCGCAGCCGCGTGCAGATGGGCCAGCTCAGCCTCGCCCATCCGGGGCTGACCATTGACGATGCCTATGCCGTGCAGAGCGCCTGGATGGAGAGCAAGCTCGCCGCCGGGCGCAAGGTCATCGGCCGAAAGATCGGCCTCACCTCGCGGGCCATGCAGAGCGCAGTCAATATCGACGAGCCGGATTACGGAGTGCTGCTCGACGACATGCTCTTTCCGGATGGCGGCCGGATCCCGACCGATCGCTATATCGAGCTCAAGATTGAGGCCGAACTCGCCTTCGTGCTGAAGGACAGGGTCGCGGGGCCGCGCTGCACGGTCTTCGACGTGCTCAACGCCGCGGACTACGTCGTGCCGGCGCTGGAGATCCTCGATGCGCGCATTCAGCGCATCGACCCCGCCAGCAAGGCGACGCGCAAGGTCGTCGACCCCATCGCCGACAACGCCGCCAATTGCGGCATCGTCCTGGGCGGACGCCCCTTCCGGCCGCAGGACGCCGACCTGCGCTGGATCTCCGCCATCGTCAGCAAGAACGGCATGGTCGAGGAGACCGGCGTCGCCGCCGGTGTGCTCAACAACCCCGCCAACGGCATCGTCTGGCTCGCCGACAAGCTGGCCCCGCGGGGCGTGGTGCTGGAGCCCGGTCAGGTGATCCTGGCGGGATCCTTCATCCGCCCGATCCCCTGCTCCCGGGGCGACACGATCCATGCCGATTACGGACCGTTCGGCACGGTCTCCTGCCATTTCGCCTGA
- a CDS encoding ABC transporter permease has translation MLAFVVRRIFTTIPVMAFVALFVFSLLYIAPGDPAAIIAGDQASPADVERIRASLGLDRPYLVRFAEWSFRVLQGDLGTSIFTSLPVTQLISQRIEPTVSLMVLTVIFAVVIAVPMGVLAAWKAGSWIDKAAMAFAVLGFSVPVFVVGYLLAYFFALKLDWLPVQGYTPISQGLWPWLRNLILPSVTLGLVYIALIARITRATMLEVLQQDYVRTAQAKGVAQKDVLFLHSLKNAAVPIVTIIGIGIALLIGGAVVTESVFAIPGLGRLTVDAILRRDYPVIQGVVLMFSLVYVLVNLLIDLTYTLVDPRIRY, from the coding sequence ATGCTCGCTTTTGTTGTCAGGCGCATTTTCACGACCATCCCTGTGATGGCCTTCGTGGCGCTGTTCGTCTTTTCGCTGCTCTATATCGCGCCGGGCGACCCGGCGGCCATCATCGCCGGTGACCAGGCCTCGCCCGCCGATGTCGAGCGCATCCGCGCCAGCCTCGGGCTCGACCGGCCCTATCTCGTGCGCTTCGCCGAATGGTCCTTCCGCGTGCTGCAGGGTGATCTCGGCACCTCGATCTTCACCTCGCTGCCGGTGACGCAGCTCATCTCCCAGCGCATCGAGCCGACCGTCTCGCTGATGGTGCTGACCGTGATCTTCGCCGTCGTCATCGCCGTGCCGATGGGCGTGCTCGCGGCCTGGAAGGCCGGGAGCTGGATCGACAAGGCCGCGATGGCCTTCGCCGTCCTCGGCTTTTCCGTGCCGGTCTTCGTCGTCGGCTACCTGCTCGCCTATTTCTTCGCGCTGAAGCTCGATTGGCTGCCGGTGCAGGGTTACACCCCGATCTCGCAGGGCCTGTGGCCCTGGCTCAGGAACCTGATCCTGCCCTCGGTGACGCTGGGCCTCGTCTATATCGCGCTGATCGCCCGCATCACCCGCGCCACGATGCTCGAGGTGCTCCAGCAGGATTACGTCCGCACCGCCCAGGCCAAGGGCGTGGCCCAGAAGGACGTGCTCTTCCTGCACTCGCTCAAGAACGCGGCGGTGCCGATCGTCACCATCATCGGCATCGGCATCGCGCTTTTGATCGGCGGCGCGGTCGTCACCGAAAGCGTCTTCGCCATTCCCGGCCTCGGCCGGCTCACCGTCGATGCCATCCTGCGCCGCGACTATCCCGTGATCCAGGGCGTCGTGCTGATGTTCAGCCTGGTCTACGTGCTGGTGAACCTGCTGATCGACCTGACCTACACCCTCGTCGACCCGAGGATCCGCTATTGA
- a CDS encoding RidA family protein → MTRRQSIHVEGFGHKNPIPAACRVGDVLMSGIVYGLDPETGKPAETLDAQCALMFRHIRSIMQEAGGSTDDIVKVTVWLSDRSQREQVNLEWLAMFPDPANRPARQAMAGELDGGKLIQCDFVAVMEGRG, encoded by the coding sequence ATGACCAGACGCCAGAGCATCCATGTCGAGGGCTTCGGCCACAAGAACCCGATCCCTGCCGCCTGCCGCGTCGGCGACGTGCTGATGTCGGGCATCGTCTACGGGCTCGATCCGGAAACGGGCAAGCCGGCCGAAACGCTCGACGCGCAATGCGCGCTGATGTTCCGGCATATCCGCAGCATCATGCAGGAAGCCGGCGGCTCGACCGACGACATCGTCAAGGTGACGGTCTGGCTGTCCGACCGCTCGCAGCGCGAGCAGGTCAATCTCGAATGGCTCGCGATGTTCCCCGATCCCGCGAACCGCCCGGCTCGCCAGGCGATGGCTGGCGAACTCGACGGCGGCAAGCTCATCCAGTGCGACTTCGTGGCGGTCATGGAGGGTCGGGGCTGA
- a CDS encoding amidohydrolase family protein — translation MATYLPFDPAPRAPKSPLPALACDSQFHVLGPAERYPVRPGAVYEMPSASIETALAMHATLGISRGVVVQPTTYGADHSVTLDGLALAGPNYRGCANAAVFQDRGDAYLAKLDAAGVKGARFTRAGLGIGMSETEFERALARIRELGWYVKVQPEVEGIIGNIAPFEALDLPLVLDHMGRPDPARGKDDPSLAKILQLLKRDTVWVMLSLTEKISRAGAPWDDVIPTVEALLEAAPDRIIWGSDWPHPVSVRQPPNEGDLLDFLFRAVPDEALRRAVLVDNPARLFGF, via the coding sequence ATGGCGACCTACCTCCCGTTCGATCCCGCACCGCGCGCGCCGAAGTCGCCGCTGCCCGCCTTGGCCTGCGACAGCCAGTTCCATGTGCTCGGCCCCGCGGAGCGCTACCCGGTGCGCCCCGGTGCGGTCTACGAGATGCCGAGCGCCAGCATCGAAACCGCGCTCGCCATGCATGCGACACTCGGTATCTCCCGCGGTGTCGTCGTCCAGCCGACCACATACGGCGCCGATCACAGCGTCACGCTGGATGGTCTGGCGCTCGCCGGCCCGAACTATCGCGGCTGCGCCAACGCCGCCGTCTTCCAGGACCGTGGCGACGCCTATCTCGCAAAGCTCGACGCCGCCGGCGTGAAGGGCGCGCGCTTCACACGAGCGGGGCTTGGCATCGGCATGAGCGAGACGGAGTTCGAGCGCGCGCTCGCACGCATCCGCGAGCTCGGCTGGTATGTGAAGGTGCAGCCCGAGGTCGAGGGCATCATCGGCAACATCGCACCTTTCGAAGCGCTCGACCTGCCACTGGTGCTCGACCATATGGGCCGCCCCGATCCCGCCCGAGGAAAGGACGACCCCAGCCTCGCCAAGATCCTGCAACTGCTGAAACGCGACACGGTCTGGGTAATGCTCTCGCTCACCGAGAAGATCTCGCGGGCCGGCGCACCCTGGGACGACGTCATCCCGACCGTGGAGGCGCTGCTCGAGGCCGCACCCGACCGCATCATCTGGGGCAGCGACTGGCCTCATCCGGTCTCCGTCCGGCAGCCGCCGAACGAGGGCGATCTTCTCGACTTCCTGTTCCGTGCCGTGCCCGACGAGGCTCTGCGACGCGCCGTGCTCGTCGACAATCCTGCGAGGCTGTTCGGCTTCTGA
- a CDS encoding Bug family tripartite tricarboxylate transporter substrate binding protein translates to MKRLMIGVIAMAGIVFAGEAGAQTWPRGMVKLMVPYAAGGNVDVAARLLAEKLQRDTGQAFVIENRPGAGGLIGSEVVAKGEPDGSVLLVGANGPILFAPEMAARRAYEWRKDFVPITTLTLTPLILQVHPDRPAKSFAEFVELAKTRNPPLNMASPGAGTTNHLISEVMQSKLGASWTTVQYRGNAPATNDLVGGQVDFNLDQLSVALPFVTTGKTRALAVTGAKRLPELPDVPTFVELGYPEFDGQTFTGLMAPAKTPEPVVAAIHAAVTKILNEPDTAKRFADLGTRAAPMEREAFRAYLEKEDQSWVPLIRKLKIQLQ, encoded by the coding sequence ATGAAACGTCTCATGATCGGCGTCATCGCCATGGCCGGCATCGTCTTCGCGGGAGAGGCTGGGGCCCAGACATGGCCCAGGGGCATGGTTAAACTCATGGTACCCTATGCTGCCGGCGGCAATGTCGACGTCGCGGCGCGGCTTCTCGCCGAGAAGCTCCAGCGCGATACCGGGCAGGCCTTCGTGATCGAAAACAGGCCCGGCGCCGGAGGTCTGATCGGCAGCGAAGTGGTGGCGAAGGGCGAGCCGGACGGCAGCGTTCTGCTGGTCGGCGCCAACGGGCCGATCCTGTTCGCGCCCGAGATGGCCGCACGCCGCGCCTATGAATGGCGCAAGGATTTCGTGCCGATCACGACCCTGACCCTGACGCCGCTGATCCTGCAGGTGCATCCGGACCGGCCCGCGAAGAGCTTCGCCGAGTTCGTCGAGCTCGCGAAAACGCGCAATCCTCCGCTGAACATGGCGTCTCCAGGTGCCGGGACGACCAACCATCTGATCTCCGAGGTGATGCAATCCAAGCTTGGAGCGAGCTGGACGACTGTCCAGTATCGCGGCAATGCGCCAGCGACCAACGATCTTGTCGGCGGACAGGTCGATTTCAACCTGGACCAGCTCTCCGTCGCGTTGCCCTTCGTGACCACCGGCAAGACCCGCGCCCTCGCGGTGACGGGGGCGAAGCGGCTGCCGGAACTGCCGGACGTCCCGACATTCGTCGAGCTCGGCTATCCGGAATTCGACGGCCAGACCTTCACGGGCCTGATGGCGCCTGCCAAGACGCCGGAGCCTGTCGTCGCCGCGATCCATGCCGCGGTGACGAAAATCCTGAACGAGCCCGATACCGCCAAGCGCTTCGCCGATCTCGGCACCCGGGCCGCACCGATGGAGCGCGAGGCCTTCCGAGCCTATCTCGAGAAGGAGGACCAGAGCTGGGTGCCGCTCATCCGCAAGCTCAAGATTCAATTGCAGTAG
- a CDS encoding ABC transporter permease, whose translation MTAQSSIPAPVGVVAAEPIKAPGLSRSVRFRRYLRRHPSVAIGGGLLVLMALIGIFAPLLGTVDPTAISPSRRTRVPSELYWFGTDMLGRDIYSRVIYGARVSLLVGFSVAVLSSVVGLTIGLFAGFVRWADGIIMRVIDGMMSIPPILLAIALMALTRGSVGNVILAITIAEIPRVARLVRGVVLSLREQPYVEAAVANGARVPRIIIRHILPNTFAPMSVQATYICASAMIVEAILSFIGAGVPPATPSWGNIMAEGRALWQVRPHIILFPAVFLSITVLAVNLLGDGLRDSLDPRIAKRL comes from the coding sequence TTGACCGCGCAATCGTCCATTCCGGCCCCCGTCGGCGTCGTGGCTGCCGAGCCGATCAAGGCTCCCGGCCTCAGCCGCTCCGTGCGCTTCCGCCGCTATCTGCGGCGCCACCCCTCCGTCGCGATCGGCGGCGGCCTGCTCGTGCTGATGGCGCTCATCGGCATCTTCGCCCCGCTGCTCGGCACGGTCGACCCGACCGCGATCTCGCCGTCCAGGCGCACCCGCGTGCCCTCCGAGCTCTACTGGTTCGGCACCGACATGCTCGGCCGCGACATCTACTCGCGCGTGATCTACGGGGCGCGGGTCTCGCTCCTCGTCGGCTTCAGCGTCGCCGTGCTGTCCTCGGTCGTGGGGCTGACCATCGGCCTCTTCGCCGGCTTCGTGCGCTGGGCCGACGGCATCATCATGCGCGTCATCGACGGCATGATGTCGATCCCGCCGATCCTGCTCGCCATCGCCCTGATGGCGCTGACGCGCGGCTCGGTCGGCAACGTCATCCTCGCCATCACCATCGCCGAGATCCCGCGCGTGGCGCGCCTCGTGCGCGGCGTCGTGCTGTCGCTGCGCGAGCAGCCCTATGTCGAGGCTGCCGTGGCCAATGGCGCGCGCGTGCCGCGCATCATCATCAGACATATCCTGCCCAACACCTTCGCGCCGATGAGCGTGCAGGCGACCTATATCTGCGCCAGCGCCATGATCGTCGAGGCGATCCTGTCCTTCATCGGCGCGGGCGTGCCGCCGGCGACGCCGTCCTGGGGCAACATCATGGCCGAGGGCAGGGCGCTCTGGCAGGTCCGGCCGCATATCATCCTGTTCCCGGCCGTGTTCCTCTCCATCACCGTCCTCGCCGTAAACCTCCTCGGCGACGGCCTGCGAGACTCCCTCGATCCGCGAATTGCAAAACGCCTGTAG
- a CDS encoding flavin reductase family protein produces MGGTTDIAAADLPAEASYRLLTGLVVPRPIAWVTTISAAGTVNLAPFSHFTFVSPKPPLLAISVGRKGDTYKDTARNILASEEFVVHIADRSLVEPLHDSAKEFAPEVSEVAELGLETAPSLHVAVPRLAAAPVAMECRLRHCIEFGETRSRLLVGEVLVFRLRDGLMADGKVDTRALDPIGRIAGPNYTTLGEIMTMRAIHQTSKS; encoded by the coding sequence ATGGGCGGGACGACCGACATCGCGGCTGCGGACCTGCCGGCCGAGGCGAGCTATCGCCTGCTGACCGGGCTCGTCGTGCCGCGCCCGATCGCATGGGTGACGACGATTTCGGCTGCCGGCACCGTTAATCTGGCGCCTTTCAGCCATTTTACCTTCGTCTCGCCGAAGCCGCCCCTGCTGGCGATCAGCGTCGGCCGCAAGGGCGACACCTACAAGGACACGGCCCGCAACATCCTCGCGAGCGAGGAATTCGTCGTCCACATCGCCGATCGTTCGTTGGTCGAACCGCTGCATGACAGCGCGAAGGAGTTCGCGCCTGAGGTCAGCGAGGTCGCGGAGCTGGGGCTGGAAACCGCGCCCAGCCTGCATGTCGCGGTGCCGCGGTTGGCCGCCGCGCCCGTCGCTATGGAATGCCGGCTGCGGCACTGCATCGAGTTCGGCGAGACACGCAGCCGCCTCCTCGTCGGCGAGGTGCTCGTCTTCCGCCTGCGGGACGGGCTGATGGCCGACGGCAAGGTCGATACCCGCGCGCTCGACCCGATCGGGCGCATCGCCGGCCCGAACTACACGACGCTCGGCGAGATCATGACGATGCGGGCGATCCACCAGACCTCCAAATCCTGA
- a CDS encoding IclR family transcriptional regulator, giving the protein MRSPNVRADAVQGTGSLRRAIEILRILAASREAGLGLSALARSTGVPHPTVHRMLKALVAEGLVEHRPATRRYVVGEQIQFLALSRERPSVLQAVGEPHIARAAETVGDTFFLTQRTGFDTICISRVLGSYPIQVLPLRVGDRRPLGVSSAGLALLAALEPGEAAAVLAENRGRLRSYRIDEAVAHGWVRTARHLGYALRDRGLVPGTRALSVAIRDEAGRPFAAVTVAGVTRRMGHLQVEALASQLQDIAATIGRELRR; this is encoded by the coding sequence ATGAGATCCCCGAATGTCAGAGCTGACGCTGTTCAAGGCACCGGCAGCCTCCGACGGGCGATCGAGATCCTGCGCATCCTGGCCGCGAGCCGGGAGGCTGGGCTCGGCCTGTCGGCGCTTGCGCGGTCGACGGGCGTGCCGCATCCGACCGTGCACCGGATGCTGAAGGCTTTGGTCGCCGAGGGGCTCGTCGAACACAGGCCGGCGACGCGGCGCTATGTCGTCGGCGAGCAGATCCAGTTCCTCGCCCTCTCGCGGGAGCGCCCGAGCGTGCTGCAGGCCGTGGGCGAGCCCCACATCGCCCGTGCGGCGGAGACGGTGGGAGACACGTTCTTCCTGACGCAACGTACCGGCTTCGACACGATCTGCATCTCGCGTGTGCTCGGCTCCTATCCCATCCAGGTGCTGCCGTTGCGCGTCGGGGATCGTCGTCCGCTCGGCGTCAGCAGCGCGGGGCTGGCTTTGCTCGCGGCGCTCGAACCCGGCGAGGCCGCCGCGGTGCTCGCCGAGAATCGGGGGCGGTTGCGCAGCTACCGCATCGACGAGGCGGTGGCTCACGGCTGGGTGCGCACCGCCCGGCATCTCGGCTATGCCCTGCGCGACCGGGGGCTGGTACCGGGCACCCGCGCGCTGTCGGTCGCGATACGCGACGAGGCCGGCCGGCCCTTCGCCGCCGTAACCGTGGCCGGGGTGACGCGCCGTATGGGACATTTGCAGGTGGAGGCTCTAGCATCCCAGCTGCAGGACATCGCCGCCACAATCGGGCGCGAACTCCGCAGGTGA